One window of Nocardioides dongkuii genomic DNA carries:
- a CDS encoding MCE family protein, with protein sequence MRFRVLGAVFVAFVVLSVYLTYAVFTKKFTEYDEVTLQTSKIGLQLPDRADVKIRGVIVGEVIDSRAIDDDGNAELTLGLFPDQRDIIPADVTARILPKTLFGEKFVALQVPDQPSGDPIEAGDRITQTEVSIEVEKVLADLYPLLQTVQPVQLNNTLNAVSTALEGRGEQLGETLVTLDGYLKRINPQLPLLVDDLTLAARTSDVYRDILPEVAQILRDQIVTTGTLEGREDKLRALFTDVSAFSDYTRGFLARNEQALVQVGEVSVPTLELLARYSPEFPCLAGGIVGAGKRQAEAFRNYTLHINLELIPNQPRRYTEADQPRFGESRDPHCGTLPDPPFNQENRYQQPSFDDGVDEETGKGTIRVAPDLERRVVDPGQYVGSAAEADLINTLLAPVLGRTEAQVPDLGAVLLGPMVRGSEVSLR encoded by the coding sequence ATGAGGTTCCGCGTCCTGGGCGCCGTGTTCGTCGCGTTCGTCGTGCTGTCGGTCTACCTGACCTACGCCGTGTTCACGAAGAAGTTCACCGAGTACGACGAGGTCACCCTGCAGACCTCGAAGATCGGCCTGCAGCTGCCCGACCGCGCCGACGTCAAGATCCGCGGCGTCATCGTCGGGGAGGTCATCGACTCCCGCGCGATCGATGACGACGGCAACGCCGAGCTGACCCTCGGGCTGTTCCCGGACCAGCGCGACATCATCCCGGCCGACGTCACGGCGCGGATCCTGCCCAAGACGCTCTTCGGCGAGAAGTTCGTCGCGCTGCAGGTGCCCGACCAGCCCAGCGGCGACCCCATCGAGGCGGGGGACCGGATCACCCAGACGGAGGTCTCGATCGAGGTCGAGAAGGTCCTCGCCGACCTCTACCCGCTGCTGCAGACCGTCCAGCCGGTCCAGCTCAACAACACCCTCAACGCGGTCTCGACCGCTCTCGAGGGCCGCGGGGAGCAGCTGGGCGAGACCCTCGTGACGCTCGACGGCTACCTGAAGCGGATCAACCCGCAGCTCCCGCTGCTCGTCGACGACCTGACGCTGGCCGCGCGCACCTCCGACGTCTACCGCGACATCCTGCCCGAGGTGGCGCAGATCCTCCGGGACCAGATCGTCACCACCGGCACCCTCGAGGGCCGCGAGGACAAGCTGCGGGCCCTGTTCACCGACGTCTCGGCGTTCTCCGACTACACCCGCGGCTTCCTCGCCCGCAACGAGCAGGCGCTCGTGCAGGTCGGCGAGGTCAGCGTGCCCACCCTCGAGCTGCTCGCCCGGTACTCCCCGGAGTTCCCCTGCCTGGCCGGGGGCATCGTCGGCGCAGGCAAGCGGCAGGCCGAGGCGTTCCGCAACTACACCCTGCACATCAACCTCGAGCTGATCCCCAACCAGCCCCGGCGCTACACCGAGGCCGACCAGCCGCGCTTCGGCGAGAGCCGCGACCCGCACTGCGGCACGCTGCCCGACCCGCCGTTCAACCAGGAGAACCGCTACCAGCAGCCGTCCTTCGACGACGGCGTCGACGAGGAGACCGGCAAGGGCACGATCCGCGTCGCTCCCGACCTGGAGCGCCGGGTCGTCGACCCCGGGCAGTACGTCGGCAGCGCGGCCGAGGCCGACCTGATCAACACCCTGCTCGCGCCCGTGCTGGGCCGCACCGAGGCGCAGGTGCCCGACCTCGGCGCCGTCCTGCTCGGGCCCATGGTCCGTGGCTCGGAGGTGTCGCTGCGATGA
- a CDS encoding J domain-containing protein — translation MTPSWYDLLDVDRDASGDEIRAAWRARVADLDPTDRRFAVLNEAAAVLLDPDRRAAHDADLAEQDAAAEPVEPVQPLEPVEPGASAETGEPAADRAGDQPVSGGRRVPLWLPVVLAVLALAIAGAATWFAVNEPADEEVLDATRTAQATAERAIVPVLSYDHRTLEEDKAAAVRYLTDDFRDDDYEPLFTQIEENAPSTKAVVEAAVRASAITRGGHDRVQVLLFVDQVTTNAQTTEPVTYRNQVTVTMERVGDRWLVDELRTTRG, via the coding sequence GTGACCCCCAGCTGGTACGACCTGCTCGACGTCGACCGCGACGCCTCCGGCGACGAGATCCGCGCCGCCTGGCGCGCCCGCGTCGCCGACCTCGACCCCACCGACCGGCGCTTCGCCGTCCTCAACGAGGCGGCGGCGGTGCTGCTCGACCCGGACCGCCGGGCCGCGCACGACGCGGACCTCGCCGAGCAGGACGCGGCGGCCGAGCCGGTCGAGCCCGTCCAGCCCCTCGAGCCGGTCGAGCCCGGCGCGTCCGCCGAGACGGGGGAGCCGGCCGCGGACCGGGCGGGCGACCAGCCGGTCTCCGGCGGTCGCCGGGTGCCGCTCTGGCTGCCGGTCGTGCTCGCGGTGCTGGCGCTCGCGATCGCCGGCGCGGCGACCTGGTTCGCGGTGAACGAGCCCGCCGACGAGGAGGTGCTCGACGCCACCCGCACCGCGCAGGCGACGGCCGAGCGGGCGATCGTCCCGGTGCTCTCCTACGACCACCGCACCCTCGAGGAGGACAAGGCCGCGGCGGTCCGCTACCTCACCGACGACTTCCGCGACGACGACTACGAGCCGCTGTTCACCCAGATCGAGGAGAACGCGCCGTCGACCAAGGCCGTCGTGGAGGCGGCGGTGCGCGCCTCCGCGATCACCCGCGGCGGCCACGACCGCGTGCAGGTGCTGCTCTTCGTCGACCAGGTGACCACGAACGCCCAGACCACGGAGCCGGTGACCTACCGCAACCAGGTCACGGTGACCATGGAGCGGGTCGGGGACCGCTGGCTGGTCGACGAGCTGCGCACCACCCGGGGCTGA
- a CDS encoding MlaE family ABC transporter permease, with product MANLRAVYTRPMESLSTLGAQLSFYFGVLRAVPRSVRRYPREIMRILAEVTLGSGALAVIGGTVGVIIGMTFFTGAQVGLSGYAALDQIGTAPFAGFVSAYFNTREIAPLVAGIALAATVGCGFTAQLGAMRISEEVDALEVMAIPSMPFLVATRVVGGLIAIIPLYVVGLLSSYFASRLIVTQFYGQSAGTYDYYFNRFLPPEDVLWSFGKVLVFAVVVILIHCYHGYTASGGPAGVGVAVGRAVRTSIVAINVIDLLLSMAIWGANTTVRLAG from the coding sequence ATGGCCAACCTGCGCGCTGTCTACACCCGCCCGATGGAGTCGCTCTCGACCCTCGGCGCCCAGCTCTCCTTCTACTTCGGCGTCCTGCGCGCCGTCCCGCGCTCGGTCCGGCGCTACCCGCGCGAGATCATGCGGATCCTGGCCGAGGTCACCCTCGGCTCGGGGGCGCTCGCGGTCATCGGCGGGACCGTCGGCGTGATCATCGGCATGACCTTCTTCACCGGGGCCCAGGTCGGGCTGTCCGGGTACGCCGCGCTCGACCAGATCGGCACGGCGCCGTTCGCGGGCTTCGTCTCGGCGTACTTCAACACCCGGGAGATCGCGCCGCTGGTCGCCGGGATCGCGCTCGCCGCCACGGTCGGCTGCGGGTTCACCGCCCAGCTCGGCGCGATGCGCATCTCCGAGGAGGTCGACGCCCTCGAGGTGATGGCGATCCCCTCGATGCCCTTCCTGGTCGCCACCCGCGTCGTGGGCGGCCTGATCGCGATCATCCCGCTGTACGTCGTCGGCCTGCTGTCGTCGTACTTCGCCAGCCGGCTGATCGTCACGCAGTTCTACGGGCAGAGCGCCGGCACCTACGACTACTACTTCAACCGCTTCCTGCCGCCCGAGGACGTCTTGTGGTCCTTCGGCAAGGTGCTGGTCTTCGCGGTCGTCGTGATCCTGATCCACTGCTACCACGGCTACACCGCCTCCGGCGGCCCAGCGGGCGTGGGCGTCGCGGTCGGCCGGGCGGTGCGGACCAGCATCGTGGCGATCAACGTGATCGACCTGCTGCTCTCGATGGCCATCTGGGGTGCGAACACGACCGTGCGGTTGGCGGGGTGA
- a CDS encoding MCE family protein, whose product MNRLQAVLLTVVGALTLSACEFSIYDLPLPGGTDVGEDAIEVTVQFNDVLDLVPQSTVKVNDVSVGMVREIRVDDYTAEVVLEVREDTELPADAEARIRQTSLLGEKFVELAAPEGGGSAELLADGAVIPLERTGRNPEVEEVFAALSLVLNGGGIAQLRTINIELADALEGREGSVRNVLSEIESFTGQLADRKGEIVRAIESIDALARGIQDEQGTIDAALDELPSAIRSIDSQRADLVKMLQSLNRLGDIGVRVIRATKDDTIAALDSLDPVLTQLANAGDDFAHAFQTFFTYPFVDEVVGRDPQVARNLHMGDYTNLAIQLDLQLDKLLTNPPGLPNECVRLEEIPAELPLEDILGLQNLCEKALAAINECLQKQTVDACLGIPAAVIGAVCDKLPIPIVCGRRGGGGGGGGLLPLPDLPGIGDLPIIGGLLRTPFTADGATPDAAGSSPGTPEGLAAYDPDLVRLLVPGMVTR is encoded by the coding sequence GTGAACCGTCTCCAGGCTGTCCTGCTCACGGTCGTCGGTGCGCTGACGCTCAGCGCGTGCGAGTTCAGCATCTACGACCTCCCGCTCCCCGGCGGCACCGACGTGGGGGAGGACGCCATCGAGGTCACGGTGCAGTTCAACGACGTCCTTGACCTGGTGCCCCAGTCGACGGTCAAGGTCAACGACGTGAGCGTCGGCATGGTGCGGGAGATCCGCGTCGACGACTACACCGCGGAGGTGGTGCTCGAGGTCCGCGAGGACACCGAGCTGCCCGCCGACGCGGAGGCGAGGATCCGGCAGACCAGCCTGCTCGGCGAGAAGTTCGTGGAGCTGGCCGCCCCCGAGGGCGGGGGCAGCGCCGAGCTGCTGGCCGACGGCGCGGTGATCCCGCTCGAGCGCACCGGCCGCAACCCGGAGGTCGAGGAGGTCTTCGCCGCGCTCAGCCTGGTGCTCAACGGTGGCGGCATCGCCCAGCTGCGCACCATCAACATCGAGCTCGCCGACGCCCTCGAGGGGCGCGAGGGGTCGGTGCGCAACGTGCTCAGCGAGATCGAGAGCTTCACCGGCCAGCTCGCGGACCGCAAGGGCGAGATCGTGCGCGCCATCGAGTCCATCGACGCGCTGGCCCGCGGGATCCAGGACGAGCAGGGCACCATCGACGCCGCGCTCGACGAGCTCCCCAGCGCGATCCGGTCCATCGACTCCCAGCGCGCCGACCTGGTGAAGATGCTCCAGTCGCTCAACCGGCTCGGTGACATCGGCGTCCGGGTCATCCGCGCCACCAAGGACGACACCATCGCGGCCCTGGACTCCCTCGACCCGGTGCTGACCCAGCTGGCGAACGCCGGCGACGACTTCGCCCACGCGTTCCAGACCTTCTTCACCTACCCCTTCGTCGACGAGGTCGTCGGGCGCGACCCCCAGGTGGCCCGCAACCTGCACATGGGCGACTACACCAACCTCGCGATCCAGCTCGACCTGCAGCTCGACAAGCTGCTGACCAACCCGCCCGGCCTGCCCAACGAGTGCGTGCGGCTCGAGGAGATCCCTGCCGAGCTCCCGCTCGAGGACATCCTCGGCCTCCAGAACCTCTGCGAGAAGGCGCTCGCCGCGATCAACGAGTGCCTCCAGAAGCAGACCGTCGACGCCTGCCTCGGCATCCCCGCCGCGGTGATCGGCGCGGTCTGCGACAAGCTCCCGATCCCGATCGTCTGCGGGCGTCGCGGTGGCGGCGGTGGCGGCGGGGGCCTGCTCCCGCTCCCGGACCTGCCGGGGATCGGTGACCTCCCGATCATCGGCGGCCTGCTGCGCACGCCGTTCACCGCCGACGGCGCCACCCCGGACGCCGCGGGCTCCTCCCCGGGCACGCCGGAGGGCCTCGCGGCGTACGACCCCGACCTCGTCCGCCTGCTCGTCCCCGGGATGGTGACGCGATGA
- a CDS encoding MCE family protein, with the protein MKPFRDRNPVTIGLVGIVVLAAMLVAAFRAQDLPLIGGGDTYYAAFTEAGGLEPDDEVRIAGVRVGIVESIELDEGEVKVGFRLEEPADLGQETGAAIKVKTLLGDMFLALEPAGPGELKEGAEIPADRTVAPYDVVEAFEGLADTAGEIDSDQLAEAFTTVADLGRDTPEEFRAALDGLSRLSRNLAAKDDEIGSLLQSLTKVTAVLDERGQDLVDLMADADVLFRALVNRRDVVHQLLVTTTQMSTELTALVRESRADLTPALEELEGVVNLLLKNEDNLDSALRLMAPFYRVFANTLSTGPWFDTFIQNFPSSLPQLGG; encoded by the coding sequence ATGAAGCCCTTCCGCGACCGCAACCCCGTGACCATCGGGCTGGTCGGCATCGTCGTGCTGGCCGCCATGCTGGTCGCCGCGTTCCGCGCCCAGGACCTGCCGCTCATCGGCGGGGGCGACACCTACTACGCGGCGTTCACCGAGGCCGGCGGCCTCGAGCCCGACGACGAGGTCCGCATCGCCGGCGTCCGGGTCGGCATCGTGGAGTCCATCGAGCTCGACGAGGGCGAGGTCAAGGTCGGCTTCCGGCTCGAGGAGCCCGCCGACCTCGGCCAGGAGACCGGCGCCGCGATCAAGGTCAAGACGCTGCTCGGCGACATGTTCCTCGCGCTCGAGCCCGCCGGTCCCGGCGAGCTGAAGGAGGGCGCCGAGATCCCCGCCGACCGCACGGTCGCGCCGTACGACGTGGTCGAGGCGTTCGAGGGGCTCGCCGACACCGCGGGGGAGATCGACTCCGACCAGCTGGCCGAGGCGTTCACCACGGTGGCCGACCTGGGGCGCGACACGCCCGAGGAGTTCCGCGCGGCGCTGGACGGGCTCTCGCGGCTCTCCCGCAACCTGGCCGCCAAGGACGACGAGATCGGGTCGCTGCTGCAGAGCCTGACCAAGGTCACCGCCGTGCTCGACGAGCGCGGCCAGGACCTCGTCGACCTGATGGCCGACGCCGACGTGCTCTTCCGGGCGCTGGTGAACCGCCGCGACGTCGTGCACCAGTTGCTGGTGACCACCACGCAGATGTCGACCGAGCTGACCGCGCTGGTCCGCGAGAGCCGCGCCGACCTCACGCCGGCGCTCGAGGAGCTCGAGGGCGTCGTGAACCTGCTGCTGAAGAACGAGGACAACCTCGACTCCGCCCTGCGGCTGATGGCCCCGTTCTACCGGGTGTTCGCCAACACGCTCTCGACCGGGCCGTGGTTCGACACCTTCATCCAGAACTTCCCGTCCTCGCTCCCGCAGCTGGGAGGCTGA
- a CDS encoding MCE family protein produces MITRRTKLQLLVFAIITLLGVSYVGARYAQLDRLFVDDTYTVVAHFEESGGIFAGAEVTYRGVGIGDVEELVLTEEGVDVHLRIEKSSDPIPADTAALVGNRSAVGEQYVELQPRTEDGPYLEDDSEIAVEDTAVPISTTKLLTDLSNTVNSVEEAALRTTILELGTAFEGTGETLQQIIDTGSSFIETANDNFDVTTALLEDSNVVLEGQIDSAGALRTFARDLSLFTGTLATSDRDLRRLIDTGGASVTEVRTFLEENEVPLAGLLDNVITTGQTVVRRIPALRQMLVLYPYVVEGGYTVVDKNSEGLYDAHFGLVLTEAPLCLEGYDGTDRRTPDDRGNRPMNEDARCTESPAITNSRGSHTAPRPAADVDPDSVIGSYDRTTGSFAWGAEDAGDRTTGSLAPRSFGKESWKWLFLQPMTTASR; encoded by the coding sequence ATGATCACCCGCCGCACGAAGCTCCAGCTGCTGGTCTTCGCGATCATCACGCTGCTCGGCGTCAGCTACGTCGGCGCCCGCTACGCCCAGCTCGACCGGCTCTTCGTCGACGACACCTACACGGTGGTCGCGCACTTCGAGGAGTCCGGCGGCATCTTCGCCGGCGCGGAGGTGACCTACCGCGGCGTCGGCATCGGCGACGTCGAGGAGCTGGTCCTCACCGAGGAGGGCGTCGACGTCCACCTGCGCATCGAGAAGAGCAGCGACCCGATCCCCGCCGACACCGCGGCGCTCGTGGGCAACCGGTCGGCGGTCGGCGAGCAGTACGTCGAGCTGCAGCCCCGCACCGAGGACGGCCCCTACCTCGAGGACGACTCCGAGATCGCCGTCGAGGACACCGCGGTCCCGATCTCGACCACGAAGCTGCTGACCGACCTCTCCAACACGGTCAACTCCGTCGAGGAGGCCGCGCTGCGCACCACGATCCTCGAGCTCGGCACCGCCTTCGAGGGCACCGGGGAGACGCTGCAGCAGATCATCGACACCGGCAGCTCGTTCATCGAGACCGCCAACGACAACTTCGACGTCACCACCGCGCTCCTCGAGGACAGCAACGTCGTCCTCGAGGGCCAGATCGACTCGGCCGGGGCGCTGCGGACCTTCGCCCGCGACCTCTCGCTGTTCACCGGCACCCTCGCGACCAGCGACCGCGACCTGCGCCGGCTCATCGACACCGGCGGCGCGTCGGTGACCGAGGTCCGCACCTTCCTGGAGGAGAACGAGGTCCCGCTGGCGGGCCTGCTCGACAACGTGATCACGACCGGGCAGACCGTCGTGCGCCGGATCCCGGCCCTGCGCCAGATGCTCGTGCTCTACCCGTACGTCGTGGAGGGCGGCTACACCGTCGTCGACAAGAACAGCGAGGGGCTCTACGACGCCCACTTCGGGCTCGTGCTGACCGAGGCGCCGCTGTGCCTGGAGGGGTACGACGGCACCGACCGCCGCACGCCGGACGACCGCGGCAACCGGCCGATGAACGAGGACGCCCGCTGCACGGAGTCGCCCGCGATCACCAACTCCCGCGGCTCCCACACGGCGCCCCGGCCCGCCGCGGACGTCGATCCCGACAGCGTCATCGGCAGCTACGACCGCACGACCGGCTCCTTCGCCTGGGGCGCCGAGGACGCGGGGGACCGGACCACCGGTAGCCTCGCCCCCCGGAGCTTCGGGAAGGAGTCCTGGAAGTGGCTGTTCCTCCAGCCCATGACGACGGCGTCGCGCTGA
- a CDS encoding MCE family protein, protein MSTPTLSDRLPRILVPLVVLALVAAAAISVLGADDRKTVTAHFPRAISVFEGSDVRVLGVPVGEVVSVTPSGTEVVVEMAYDAEVDVPADAQALIVAPSIVGDRYIQLSPAYEDGKVLADDAEIDAEDSAMPVELDQIYANLDELSVALGPEGANKEGALSDLLTQTAEQFSGQGEAVNQTIRDFSALSTTLEDNKEELFGATRQLGQFVETLAENDTTVREFNQSLARVSTLLSDEREELATSLDNLGTALGEVKRFVSDNRAVLGRDIKGLQRVTQVLVKQREAVDEILQIAPLALNNLGLTYNPQAGTLDVRANLGYLIEQLQVDPLLYVCTQLEQIQGAGQLCKQLRDLLPKFGDARAGSRSRPAAVGPASTGSPDRFDLSLLGLVEDPS, encoded by the coding sequence ATGTCCACCCCGACGCTGTCCGACCGCCTGCCGCGGATCCTCGTGCCGCTGGTGGTGCTCGCGCTCGTCGCGGCCGCCGCGATCTCCGTGCTCGGCGCCGACGACCGCAAGACCGTCACGGCGCACTTCCCCCGGGCCATCTCGGTCTTCGAGGGCAGCGACGTGCGGGTGCTCGGCGTCCCCGTCGGCGAGGTCGTGTCAGTGACCCCCTCGGGCACCGAGGTCGTCGTCGAGATGGCCTACGACGCCGAGGTCGACGTCCCGGCCGACGCGCAGGCGCTGATCGTGGCGCCGAGCATCGTGGGCGACCGCTACATCCAGCTCTCCCCGGCGTACGAGGACGGCAAGGTGCTCGCCGACGACGCCGAGATCGACGCCGAGGACAGCGCGATGCCGGTCGAGCTCGACCAGATCTACGCCAACCTCGACGAGCTGAGCGTCGCGCTGGGCCCGGAGGGCGCCAACAAGGAGGGTGCGCTCTCCGACCTGCTCACCCAGACCGCCGAGCAGTTCAGCGGTCAGGGCGAGGCGGTCAACCAGACGATCCGGGACTTCTCGGCCCTCTCGACGACCCTCGAGGACAACAAGGAGGAGCTGTTCGGGGCGACCCGCCAGCTCGGCCAGTTCGTCGAGACGCTCGCCGAGAACGACACGACGGTCCGCGAGTTCAACCAGTCGCTGGCGCGGGTCTCGACGCTGCTCTCCGACGAACGGGAGGAGCTCGCCACGTCGCTCGACAACCTCGGGACGGCGCTCGGCGAGGTGAAGAGGTTCGTCTCCGACAACCGCGCGGTCCTGGGCCGCGACATCAAGGGCCTGCAGCGGGTCACCCAGGTCCTCGTGAAGCAGCGCGAGGCGGTCGACGAGATCCTCCAGATCGCGCCGCTCGCGCTCAACAACCTCGGCCTGACCTACAACCCGCAGGCCGGCACGCTCGACGTCCGGGCGAACCTCGGCTACCTGATCGAGCAGCTGCAGGTCGACCCCCTGCTCTACGTCTGCACGCAGCTCGAGCAGATCCAGGGCGCGGGCCAGCTGTGCAAGCAGCTGCGCGACCTGCTGCCGAAGTTCGGTGACGCGCGGGCCGGCTCCCGGTCCCGCCCCGCGGCCGTCGGCCCCGCCTCCACCGGGTCGCCGGACCGGTTCGACCTCTCCCTCCTCGGCCTCGTGGAGGACCCGTCGTGA
- a CDS encoding MCE family protein, producing MKLLDKKTSADASRLLVFILLTTMATSLLVILIGNVTFGEARSYRAVFTDVTGVVEGDDVRVAGVKVGTVEDIELRDDRAVLTFSVAEGTSVTGATEATVRYRNLVGQRYVSLTDGIGDARELKEGATIPVERTAPALDLTVLFNGFKPLFEALTPEDVNRLSYEIVQVFQGEGGTVESLLANTASITTTLADRDEVISSLITNLDDVLTRIGRRDDELSALIVNFRDLVGGLKDDRRAILGSLEQISVLSTETAGLVDGIREPFVKDIRELRRFAGNLNEPQNRAELDRAMQVLPIKLEKIGRTAIYGSYFNFFLCDFKADVSLAGQELVGLQFPPDGLKAPERCDLG from the coding sequence ATGAAGCTCCTGGACAAGAAGACCAGCGCCGACGCCAGCCGGCTGCTCGTCTTCATCCTGTTGACGACGATGGCCACCTCGCTCCTGGTGATCCTCATCGGCAACGTCACCTTCGGTGAGGCCCGCTCCTACCGCGCGGTCTTCACCGACGTGACCGGCGTGGTCGAGGGCGACGACGTCCGGGTCGCCGGCGTGAAGGTCGGCACCGTCGAGGACATCGAGCTGCGCGACGACCGCGCGGTGCTCACCTTCAGCGTGGCCGAGGGCACCAGCGTCACCGGCGCGACCGAGGCGACCGTGCGCTACCGCAACCTCGTCGGCCAGCGCTACGTGTCGCTGACCGACGGCATCGGCGACGCCCGGGAGCTGAAGGAGGGCGCCACGATCCCGGTCGAGCGCACCGCCCCGGCGCTCGACCTCACCGTGCTGTTCAACGGCTTCAAGCCGCTCTTCGAGGCGCTCACGCCCGAGGACGTCAACCGGCTCTCCTACGAGATCGTCCAGGTCTTCCAGGGCGAGGGCGGCACGGTCGAGAGCCTGCTCGCCAACACCGCCTCGATCACGACGACGCTCGCCGACCGCGACGAGGTGATCAGCAGCCTGATCACGAACCTCGACGACGTGCTGACCCGGATCGGCCGGCGCGACGACGAGCTCTCCGCGCTGATCGTGAACTTCCGCGACCTGGTCGGCGGCCTCAAGGACGACCGCCGGGCGATCCTGGGGTCGCTGGAGCAGATCTCCGTGCTCTCGACGGAGACCGCCGGCCTGGTGGACGGCATCCGCGAGCCGTTCGTGAAGGACATCCGCGAGCTGCGGCGGTTCGCCGGCAACCTCAACGAGCCGCAGAACCGCGCCGAGCTGGACCGCGCGATGCAGGTCCTCCCGATCAAGCTGGAGAAGATCGGCCGCACCGCGATCTACGGCTCCTACTTCAACTTCTTCCTCTGCGACTTCAAGGCCGACGTCTCCCTGGCCGGGCAGGAGCTGGTCGGGCTGCAGTTCCCGCCGGACGGCCTCAAGGCGCCCGAGAGGTGTGACCTCGGATGA